The following are encoded in a window of Phaseolus vulgaris cultivar G19833 chromosome 3, P. vulgaris v2.0, whole genome shotgun sequence genomic DNA:
- the LOC137808573 gene encoding uncharacterized protein isoform X2 yields the protein MKYVLVTGGVVSGLGKGVTASSIGLLLKACGLRVTAIKIDPYLNTDAGTMSPFEHGEVFVLDDGGEVDLDLGNYERFMDIKLTRDNNITTGKIYQSVINRERRGDYLGKTVQVVPHITDAIQDWIERVAHIPVDGKTGPADVCVIELGGTIGDIESMPFIQALGQFSYRVGAGNFCLVHVSLVPVLNVVGEQKTKPTQHSVRALRGQGLTPNILACRTTMVLDENAKGKLSQFCLIPAENIITLYDVPNIWNVPLLLRDQKAHEAMFKVLNLHGVAQEPNLEEWTCRAESSDLLHEPVRIALVGKYTCLSDSYLSVLKALLHASVDCKKKLVVDWIPASNLESATAKENPDAYKAALKLLKGADGVLVPGGFGDRGVQGKIIAARYARENRIPFLGICLGMQIAVIEFARSVLGVQDANSTEFDPHTKSPYIIFMPEGSKTQMGGTMRLGSRRTYFQTKECKSSKLYGCKSFIDERHRHRYEVNPELVARLENAGLSFTGKDETGQRMEIVELPNHPYFIGAQFHPEFKSRPGKPSPLFLGFIGAACGQLDAVLQSSSIVDNGLSKGVGSEISAVNKAYKNITATKTAAYRTEYIYGSCNGLHF from the exons ATGAAGTACGTGCTGGTCACTGGTGGAGTTGTTAGTGGACTTGGCAAAGGTGTTACAGCCAGTAGTATTGGTTTGCTTCTCAAAGCTTGTGGACTTAGAGTCACTGCCATTAAAATTG ATCCTTACTTGAACACAGATGCGGGAACAATGTCCCCCTTTGAGCATGGAGAAGTGTTTGTGTTGGACGATGGTGGTGAG GTGGACCTGGATCTTGGAAACTATGAGCGTTTCATGGACATCAAGTTGACCCGTGATAATAACATAACCACTGGGAAGATTTACCAG TCTGTCATTAATAGAGAGAGAAGAGGAGACTATTTGGGAAAAACTGTTCAG GTTGTCCCTCATATCACTGATGCTATTCAAGATTGGATTGAAAGGGTGGCCCACATACCGGTAGATGGAAAGACCGGACCAGCTGATGTATGTGTCATAGAATTGGGTGGAACCATAG GAGATATTGAGTCCATGCCATTTATTCAGGCACTAGGACAATTCTCATACAGAGTAG GTGCTGGAAACTTTTGCTTAGTTCATGTCAGCCTTGTTCCTGTTTTGAATGTTGTTGGTGAACAG AAAACAAAACCAACCCAGCATAGTGTTCGTGCACTGCGAGGCCAAGGGCTGACTCCAAATATTTTAGCATGCCGCACCACAATG GTACTGGATGAAAATGCAAAGGGAAAACTCTCTCAATTTTGCCTAATTCCG GCGGAAAACATTATTACCCTATATGATGTTCCCAACATCTGGAACGTTCCTTTGCTTTTAAGA GATCAGAAGGCTCATGAAGCAATGTTTAAAGTGCTGAATCTTCATGG AGTAGCTCAAGAGCCTAATTTAGAGGAATGGACTTGCAGAGCTGAATCTAGTGATTTGCTTCATGAACCA GTTCGTATAGCTTTAGTGGGGAAATATACATGCCTTTCAGATTCCTACCTCTCTGTTCTAAAG GCCTTACTGCATGCATCTGTTGATTGTAAAAAGAAACTTGTTGTAGACTGGATTCCAGCTAGCAATCTTGAAAGTGCAACTGCAAAAGAG AACCCTGATGCATATAAGGCAGCATTGAAGTTATTGAAG GGTGCAGATGGTGTGCTGGTTCCAGGAGGGTTTGGGGATAGAGGAGTGCAAGGAAAGATTATTGCAGCTAGATATGCCCGCGAAAACAGGATTCCATTTCTTGGCATTTGCCTTGGAATGCAAATTGCTGTCATAGAGTTTGCACGATCTGTTCTTGGTGTACAAGACGCGAACAGTACTGAATTTGATCCCCATACCAAAAGCCCATACATCATATTTATGCCTGAG GGATCAAAAACACAAATGGGAGGAACCATGCGCCTTGGATCTAGGAGGACATATTTCCAGACCAAGGAATGCAAATCGTCAAAATT ATATGGCTGCAAAAGCTTCATTGATGAGAGACATCGGCATAGATATGAG GTGAACCCAGAATTGGTAGCTCGCCTTGAAAATGCTGGTCTTTCTTTTACTGGGAAGGATGAAACAGGTCAACGCATGGAG ATTGTTGAGCTACCTAACCACCCTTATTTTATCGGGGCTCAATTTCATCCTGAATTTAAATCAAGACCAGGAAAACCTTCTCCTTTGTTCCTAG GGTTCATTGGAGCAGCATGTGGACAATTGGATGCTGTCTTACAGAGCTCTTCAATTGTTGATAATGGTCTCTCAAAAGGAGTAGGCAGTGAGATCTCTGCAGTGAACAAAGCATACAAAAATATAACTGCAACAAAGACAGCAGCTTATAGGACTGAATATATATATGGCAGTTGCAATGGGTTGCATTTCTAA
- the LOC137808573 gene encoding uncharacterized protein isoform X1 produces MKYVLVTGGVVSGLGKGVTASSIGLLLKACGLRVTAIKIDPYLNTDAGTMSPFEHGEVFVLDDGGEVDLDLGNYERFMDIKLTRDNNITTGKIYQSVINRERRGDYLGKTVQVVPHITDAIQDWIERVAHIPVDGKTGPADVCVIELGGTIGDIESMPFIQALGQFSYRVGAGNFCLVHVSLVPVLNVVGEQKTKPTQHSVRALRGQGLTPNILACRTTMVLDENAKGKLSQFCLIPAENIITLYDVPNIWNVPLLLRDQKAHEAMFKVLNLHGVAQEPNLEEWTCRAESSDLLHEPVRIALVGKYTCLSDSYLSVLKALLHASVDCKKKLVVDWIPASNLESATAKEVTPIMNHYITSMFYLLLFIVEISSICYCSILQNPDAYKAALKLLKGADGVLVPGGFGDRGVQGKIIAARYARENRIPFLGICLGMQIAVIEFARSVLGVQDANSTEFDPHTKSPYIIFMPEGSKTQMGGTMRLGSRRTYFQTKECKSSKLYGCKSFIDERHRHRYEVNPELVARLENAGLSFTGKDETGQRMEIVELPNHPYFIGAQFHPEFKSRPGKPSPLFLGFIGAACGQLDAVLQSSSIVDNGLSKGVGSEISAVNKAYKNITATKTAAYRTEYIYGSCNGLHF; encoded by the exons ATGAAGTACGTGCTGGTCACTGGTGGAGTTGTTAGTGGACTTGGCAAAGGTGTTACAGCCAGTAGTATTGGTTTGCTTCTCAAAGCTTGTGGACTTAGAGTCACTGCCATTAAAATTG ATCCTTACTTGAACACAGATGCGGGAACAATGTCCCCCTTTGAGCATGGAGAAGTGTTTGTGTTGGACGATGGTGGTGAG GTGGACCTGGATCTTGGAAACTATGAGCGTTTCATGGACATCAAGTTGACCCGTGATAATAACATAACCACTGGGAAGATTTACCAG TCTGTCATTAATAGAGAGAGAAGAGGAGACTATTTGGGAAAAACTGTTCAG GTTGTCCCTCATATCACTGATGCTATTCAAGATTGGATTGAAAGGGTGGCCCACATACCGGTAGATGGAAAGACCGGACCAGCTGATGTATGTGTCATAGAATTGGGTGGAACCATAG GAGATATTGAGTCCATGCCATTTATTCAGGCACTAGGACAATTCTCATACAGAGTAG GTGCTGGAAACTTTTGCTTAGTTCATGTCAGCCTTGTTCCTGTTTTGAATGTTGTTGGTGAACAG AAAACAAAACCAACCCAGCATAGTGTTCGTGCACTGCGAGGCCAAGGGCTGACTCCAAATATTTTAGCATGCCGCACCACAATG GTACTGGATGAAAATGCAAAGGGAAAACTCTCTCAATTTTGCCTAATTCCG GCGGAAAACATTATTACCCTATATGATGTTCCCAACATCTGGAACGTTCCTTTGCTTTTAAGA GATCAGAAGGCTCATGAAGCAATGTTTAAAGTGCTGAATCTTCATGG AGTAGCTCAAGAGCCTAATTTAGAGGAATGGACTTGCAGAGCTGAATCTAGTGATTTGCTTCATGAACCA GTTCGTATAGCTTTAGTGGGGAAATATACATGCCTTTCAGATTCCTACCTCTCTGTTCTAAAG GCCTTACTGCATGCATCTGTTGATTGTAAAAAGAAACTTGTTGTAGACTGGATTCCAGCTAGCAATCTTGAAAGTGCAACTGCAAAAGAGGTAACACCAATTATGAATCATTATATCACAAgcatgttttatttattattgttcatAGTAGAAATTTCATCTATATGTTATTGTTCAATCTTGCAGAACCCTGATGCATATAAGGCAGCATTGAAGTTATTGAAG GGTGCAGATGGTGTGCTGGTTCCAGGAGGGTTTGGGGATAGAGGAGTGCAAGGAAAGATTATTGCAGCTAGATATGCCCGCGAAAACAGGATTCCATTTCTTGGCATTTGCCTTGGAATGCAAATTGCTGTCATAGAGTTTGCACGATCTGTTCTTGGTGTACAAGACGCGAACAGTACTGAATTTGATCCCCATACCAAAAGCCCATACATCATATTTATGCCTGAG GGATCAAAAACACAAATGGGAGGAACCATGCGCCTTGGATCTAGGAGGACATATTTCCAGACCAAGGAATGCAAATCGTCAAAATT ATATGGCTGCAAAAGCTTCATTGATGAGAGACATCGGCATAGATATGAG GTGAACCCAGAATTGGTAGCTCGCCTTGAAAATGCTGGTCTTTCTTTTACTGGGAAGGATGAAACAGGTCAACGCATGGAG ATTGTTGAGCTACCTAACCACCCTTATTTTATCGGGGCTCAATTTCATCCTGAATTTAAATCAAGACCAGGAAAACCTTCTCCTTTGTTCCTAG GGTTCATTGGAGCAGCATGTGGACAATTGGATGCTGTCTTACAGAGCTCTTCAATTGTTGATAATGGTCTCTCAAAAGGAGTAGGCAGTGAGATCTCTGCAGTGAACAAAGCATACAAAAATATAACTGCAACAAAGACAGCAGCTTATAGGACTGAATATATATATGGCAGTTGCAATGGGTTGCATTTCTAA